The following are from one region of the Nicotiana tabacum cultivar K326 chromosome 3, ASM71507v2, whole genome shotgun sequence genome:
- the LOC107799048 gene encoding iron-sulfur cluster assembly SufBD family protein ABCI8, chloroplastic-like, whose product MASLLTNGISSFCPQHITEQPKLSKGSNFLLKSPAPRCPNSANFKIRAADVSYDVMAPGKESSFSTSNEDDPLQKFLKRDYKWGFNEKIESFSLPKGLSEETIRLISSRKNEPDWMLEYRLKSYEKFVKMKEPKWSDNKYPEINFQDIVYYSEPKKKPTLNSLDEADPELVRYFDKLGVPLNERNRLANVAVDAVLDSVSIATTHRKTLEKSGVIFCSISEAIREHPDLVRKYLFRVVPPEDNFYAALNSAVFSDGSFVYIPKNTKCPMQISTYFRINAMETGQFERTLIVADEGSFVEYLEGCTAPSYDTNQLHAAVVELYCHEGAEIKYSTVQNWYAGDEEGRGGIYNFVTKRGLCAGARSKISWTQVETGSAITWKYPSVVLEGDESVGEFYSVALTNNYQQADTGTKMIHKGKNTRSRIISKGISAGHSRNCYRGLVQVLSNAENARNSSQCDSMLIGDNAAANTYPYIQAKNPSARIEHEATTSKIGEDQLFYFQQRGIDYEKAMAAMISGFCRDVFNELPDEFGAEVNQLMSLKLEGSVG is encoded by the exons ATGGCTTCTCTTCTCACGAACGGGATCTCAAGCTTCTGTCCTCAACACATCACTGAACAACCTAAACTCTCAAAAGGGTCTAACTTTCTGCTAAAATCACCTGCCCCCAGATGTCCAAATTCAGCTAATTTCAAGATTAGAGCTGCTGATGTAAGCTATGATGTCATGGCCCCAGGTAAAGAATCATCTTTTTCAACCTCAAATGAAGACGACCCACTTCAGAAATTCTTGAAAAGAGACTATAAGTGGGGTTTCAATGAaaaaattgaatctttttcactgcCTAAAGGTCTTTCTGAGGAAACTATAAGGTTAATTTCTTCAAGAAAGAATGAGCCTGATTGGATGCTTGAGTacaggttgaaatcttatgagaAATTTGTTAAGATGAAAGAGCCTAAATGGTCTGATAATAAGTACCCTGaaattaattttcaagatatTGTTTATTATTCAGAacctaaaaagaaaccaacttTGAATAGTCTTGATGAGGCTGACCCTGAGCTTGTTAGgtattttgataaattgggtgTGCCTTTGAATGAAAGGAATCGTTTAGCAAATGTTGCTGTTGATGCTGTTCTTGATAGTGTTTCTATTGCCACTACTCATAGGAAGACTTTAGAGAAATCTGGtgttattttttgttctatttctGAGGCTATTAGGGAGCATCCAGATTTAGTCAGGAAGTATTTGTTTAGAGTTGTGCCCCCTGAAGATAATTTTTACGCGGCTCTTAATTCAGCTGTGTTTAGTGATGGGTCATTTGTGTATATACCCAAGAACACCAAGTGTCCTATGCAAATATCTACTTATTTTAGAATAAATGCAATGGAGACTGGGCAATTCGAGAGGACTTTGATTGTTGCGGATGAAGGGAGTTTTGTGGAGTATTTAGAAGGGTGTACAGCACCTTCATATGATACGAATCAGTTACATGCTGCTGTTGTGGAATTGTATTGCCATGAAGGTGCAGAGATTAAGTACTCCACCGTGCAGAATTGGTATGCGGGGGATGAGGAAGGTAGAGGAGGGATTTATAATTTTGTTACAAAGAGGGGACTTTGTGCTGGGGCTCGATCGAAGATATCATGGACACAAGTGGAGACGGGCTCAGCTATTACTTGGAAGTATCCAAGTGTTGTGTTAGAGGGTGATGAATCGGTTGGTGAATTCTATTCTGTGGCATTGACCAACAATTATCAGCAGGCAGATACAGGAACGAAGATGATACACAAAGGGAAGAATACTAGGAGTAGGATTATTTCAAAGGGTATTTCAGCAGGACATTCTAGAAATTGTTACAGAGGACTAGTTCAGGTCTTATCAAATGCAGAGAATGCTCGGAATTCCTCCCAGTGTGATTCAATGCTCATCGGTGATAATGCTGCAGCCAACACTTATCCATACATTCAG GCCAAAAACCCCTCTGCTCGGATAGAACATGAAGCTACCACTTCAAAGATTGGTGAAGATCAGTTGTTTTACTTCCAGCAGAGAGGAATCGACTATGAGAAAGCAATGGCTGCAATGATTTCTGGATTTTGCCGAGATGTTTTCAATGAACTTCCTGATGAATTTGGTGCTGAGGTGAACCAACTAATGAGCTTGAAGCTTGAAGGATCTGTAGGTTAA